The genome window ACCCCGACCTGCGCGACGGCGACGTGCTGCTGTGTGGTGGGGGACAGGCGATCGTCGTGAAGGCCCGGCCCAGCGACGTCCTGGTGATCGCCCCGCGCAGTATTCACGAGATGGGCGTGGTGGCGCACTCTCTGGGCAACCGGCACCTGCCCGCGCAGTTCGATGAGGAGCGGATGGTGGTGCAGTGGGATTCCACGGTGGTGGACTTCTTGGAGCACCACCGGGTGCCCTATCGCCGCGAGGAGCGCGTCATGCCCGTGCCGTTCCGCCACGCTGAGCACACCCACTGATGGTGAGTCTGCACGCCCGCCTGGCGCTCATGCAGCTGGCGGACTCCGCCCTACCCACCGGCGCGTTTAGCCACTCGCTTGGGTTCGAGGGATACATGGACGCCGGAGTGATCTCCGGCCCGGAGGAGTTCGCCGCCTGGTTGGAGATGTTCGTGCGCGCCCAGTTGGCCTCCACCGAGGCCGTGATCGTGCGCGAGGCCTACCGGGCGCGCAGCCAGGAAGAGGTGCGCGACCTCGATGACCTCGCCACCGCAGCCGCGTTGCCCGCCGAGGTGCGCCGCGCCGGGATCACCATGGGCACGCGCCTGCTCAACATCGCGGAGCAATCCGACGCCGGGGAATGGCTCACGCCCTATGCCCGGGCGGTGCGGGAGGGCGAGGCCTACGGGCACCAGTCCGTGACCTGGGGCCTGCTGTGCCGCCAACTGGGAATCCCCGAGGACGAGGCGGTGGCCGCCCACCTGCATGCCACGGTGATCTCGCTGACCCAAAACGCCGTGCGCGGGGTGCCGCTGGGGCAGGACGCCGGGCAGCGGATCATCGCGCGGGCGCGCGCGTGGGTGGAAAGCGCCACCGAGGACTCCGCCCGGTGGGGCCGCGAGGACATCGGGGCCATGCCGCCGGGGCTGGAGATCGCCCAGATGAGGCACGAGGTTCAGCGCGCTCGCATGTTTATGAGTTGAAGAATGGGCCTTACCGAGAGCAAATAAGGCGTAACAACATGGCAGAACATACCCAGAGCACCCCCGTGCGCATTGGCATCGGCGGCCCCGTGGGGGCGGGAAAGACGCAACTGGTGGAACGCCTCACCCGCGCCCTGGACGGGGAACTGTCCATGGCGGCGGTGACCAATGACATTTACACCATCGAGGACGCCAAGATCTT of Corynebacterium sp. 21KM1197 contains these proteins:
- a CDS encoding urease accessory protein UreF, giving the protein MVSLHARLALMQLADSALPTGAFSHSLGFEGYMDAGVISGPEEFAAWLEMFVRAQLASTEAVIVREAYRARSQEEVRDLDDLATAAALPAEVRRAGITMGTRLLNIAEQSDAGEWLTPYARAVREGEAYGHQSVTWGLLCRQLGIPEDEAVAAHLHATVISLTQNAVRGVPLGQDAGQRIIARARAWVESATEDSARWGREDIGAMPPGLEIAQMRHEVQRARMFMS
- the ureE gene encoding urease accessory protein UreE, translated to MIITAIVGNLRDNPDLIPSEDHREIVWLDDQARTKRTQRLTTDHGTEVGLRLPAGHPDLRDGDVLLCGGGQAIVVKARPSDVLVIAPRSIHEMGVVAHSLGNRHLPAQFDEERMVVQWDSTVVDFLEHHRVPYRREERVMPVPFRHAEHTH